Part of the Actinomycetota bacterium genome, GATGGCAGAATGCGACGACCGCACCGCCCGCCGCGCAACGCGCAGGATCAACGCCGCCGGGTTCCCCAGGCCGAAACGGCTCGAGGAGTTCGACTTCACCGCCAACCCGGCCGTGAATCCGGCCACCGTGCACCAGCTCGCCACCTGCCAATGGGTTCGCGACGGCAGACCGCTGTGCCTGATCGGAGACTCCGGGACCGGGAAAACGCATCTGCTGATCGCCCTGGGCACCGTAGCCGCCGAGCACGGCTACCGGGTCAAGTACACCCTGGCATCGAAACTGGTCAACGAGCTCGCCGAAGCCGCCGACGACCGGGCTCTGGTCCGCACCGTCGCCCGCTACGGCCGGGTCGATCTCCTCCTGGTCGACGAACTGGGCTACCTCGAATTGGATCGACGGGGCGCCGAGCTGCTGTTCGAGGTTCTCACCGACCGGGAGGAGAAGGCGAGCATCGCGGTCGCGTCGAACGAGGCCTTCTCGGGCTGGACGAAGACGATCATCGACCCCCGGCTCTGTGCCGCGATCGTCGACCGACTCACCTATCACGGCCAGATCATCCAGACCGGCACCCAGTCCTACCGCCTCGCCCACGCGCGCGCCGCCAAAGCCACGACCAAGATCACCAAAGAGGAGCCATGAGTGCTGTCACCGACCACGTGAAGATCGATCCGACGGACCTGGCCACCGCAGCATTCTGGCTCGGCCAACTCGCCCACTGGCTCGACGACCCCGACCATGCCAGCCAGTTCTCCTGGGACCTGTTCGGAGCCCCCGACGACTACCGGCCACCCCTCACCGTCGTC contains:
- the istB gene encoding IS21-like element helper ATPase IstB codes for the protein MTAPRRLDPEPAAAAAIEAACRALRLPTMRTRFAEIAAAADREQLSYLGFLAELVMAECDDRTARRATRRINAAGFPRPKRLEEFDFTANPAVNPATVHQLATCQWVRDGRPLCLIGDSGTGKTHLLIALGTVAAEHGYRVKYTLASKLVNELAEAADDRALVRTVARYGRVDLLLVDELGYLELDRRGAELLFEVLTDREEKASIAVASNEAFSGWTKTIIDPRLCAAIVDRLTYHGQIIQTGTQSYRLAHARAAKATTKITKEEP